ACGGGGCAGACAGCTCTAAAAATTCAAATCTGACGCGTTTAGAATTGCTGGATACAGACTATCAACTTATTGATACAGAGAAAAAAAGAAAGGATTTTATTCAAAAGTTAATTACATCCGAAATTTTATCAATAGACACGGAAACCACCGGAACAGAACCAATGGAGGCAGAATTAGTGGGTATGAGCTTCAGTGATGCCGAAAACCAGGCATATTATGTACCTGTTCCTCCCATTCGTGAAGAAGCCTTAAAAATAGTAAATGAGCTTCGTCCACTCTACGAAAATGAGAAATCACTGAAAGTCGGGCAAAATATCAAATATGACATGATTGTTCTCCAAAATTACGAAATACAAGTAAAAGGACCTCTTTTCGACACAATGCTTGCTCATTACGTACTTCAGCCCGAACTTCGTCACAATATGGACTACCTGGCGGAAATCTATCTCCATTACCAAACCATCCACATTGATGAGCTTATAGGTCCGCGGGGAAAAAACCAGAAAAACATGCGTGACCTTTCGCCCGAAGAAGTTTACCGTTATGCCTGCGAAGACGCAGATGTCACTCTGAAACTGAAAAACATTCTCGAAAAAGAACTGAAGGAACAAGGAGGCGAACATTTGTTCCATGAAATAGAGATGCCCCTTGTCCCAGTGCTTGTCAATATAGAGTCCAATGGAGTACGCCTTGATACGGAAGCCCTTAAACAATCATCAGAACACTTCACGATTCGCCTGCAGGAAATAGAAAAAGAAATCTATGCATTGGCAGATGAAACCTTCAATATCGCTTCACCCAAACAAGTCGGTGAAATACTTTTTGACAAACTGAGAATTGTAGAAAAAGCCAAGAAAACCAAGACCGGACAGTACGTCACTTCCGAAGAGGTGCTTGAGAGTTTGCGTGGCAAACACGGGATAATCGGGAAGATACTGGAATACCGTGGGCTGAAGAAATTGTTGAGTACCTACATCGACTCCCTTCCACAACTGATCAACCCACGCACAGGACATATCCACACCTCATTCAACCAAGCAGTCACCGCTACGGGACGACTCAGTTCCAGCAATCCCAACCTGCAGAATATTCCCATCCGTGATGAAGATGGCAAGGAAATACGCAAAGCTTTCATTCCGGATGACGGCTGTGAATTCTTCTCCGCCGACTATTCGCAGATCGAACTGCGCATCATGGCACACCTCAGCGAAGACCGGAACATGATAGATGCCTTTCGTAGCGGATACGACATCCATGCCGCCACCGCCGCCAAGATATATAAGACAGACATCAGCGACGTGACAGCCGACATGCGGCGCAAAGCGAAAACCGCCAACTTCGGCATTATATACGGGATTTCTGTATTCGGCTTGGCAGAACGCATGAATGTTTCCCGTCAGGAAGCCAAAGAACTGATTGACGGATACTTTGAAACCTATCCGCAAGTCAAGGAATATATGGACAGAAGCATCCGGATAGCCCGTGAAAACGGCTATGTGGAAACCATCTTCCACCGCAAGCGCTTCTTGCCGGATATCAACTCGCGCAACGCTGTGGTACGTGGCTATGCCGAACGCAATGCCATCAACGCACCTATACAGGGAAGTGCCGCCGACATCATAAAAGTAGCCATGGCACATATCCACCGCCGCTTCGTAAGTAACAATCTGAAAGCAAAGATGATTTTACAGGTCCACGATGAGCTGAATTTCAGTGTTCCGGCTTCGGAAAAGGAGATTGTACAAAAAATTGTAATCGAAGAGATGGAGCATGCATATAGCATGCACGTACCCCTGAAAGCCGATTGTGGATGGGGAAAGAACTGGTTGGAAGCACATTAATCCAAGCAATAACGTTATTTAACTTACAATCAGAAAGCAACAGAAGTAAACTTTTAAAATACAGTTTGCTCACCAGAATATCCGGCAAGTTCTCTGCCGGATATTTTTTTGTTCATCTATCTTGCCAAAATGAAAACATTCCCTAACTCCATAATATGACATTTTGATATATTTTAATTCCATATAAGATTTTATGTCAATTAAATGCATACCTTTGCAGCGGATTTAAGAGCATTATGACAGCAAATAGCAAATCAATAACCAAAAAGAATATAATCATGAAAACAAAAGTATCTTTAAAAACAATGATTGTTTCAGCACTCCTCTTAGTTTGCGGATTAAGTACATATGCTGACAACAAAAGCAATCTCATTTACAATTCAGAAGAAGTGAATGGGGTGATGGTAGGACAAACCGTATATAAAATGGACGGTAATACTCTTGCCAACTATATGAAGTATAATTATAAATATGACGACCAGAAACGCATGACAGAAAGCGAAGCTATGAAATGGGATGCGGACAGAGGTATATGGCACAACGATATGTGCATCCGCTATGCTTATCAAGGCAAATCGGTTACCACTACCTATTACAAGTGGAGCAACAAAAAAGGAGAATACGTATTGGTTCCCGAAATGACAGTTACGATGGATAATCCCAGCATGTAATCTGCTTCGGTGCATTTTTCTCTTAAAGAATCAATTTACAATCTAACAATAACAACAACTTTTTCTTTAAAAACTTCGAGAGGCGGAATACGTGATGCATTCCGCCTCTTGAAGTTTTATTGCTTATCAGAGACTTCCTCCTTCAAGACATTCCGATACAATACAACGCTCCACAGGGATGCTGTTGCGCAAAAGTAGTAAAAAAAAGAAGGAACAGGATAGAACCTGAAAAAATAAAGATATATCTTTGCCTCCATAAAAGAACAATCATGATACCCGAAACGCTCCTTATTTACATAGAAACCGAGATTATTCCCCGCTACAAAGAATTTGACAAAGCCCATAACCTCTCGCACGTGCACACCGTGATTGAAGAAAGCCTCGCCCTGGCCCGCCGGCATCCCGAAGCGGACGAACGTTTAGTATATGCCATCGCCGCCTATCATGATACGGGGCTTTGCCGCGAACGTGCCACGCATCACATCCTTTCGGGAGAAATACTGATGGCAGACAGCAACCTGCACCAATGGTTCACAGAGGAAGAACTTCTGCTTATGAAGGAAGCCGTAGAAGATCACCGTGCCTCCACCGACCACGAGCCGCGCAGCATCTACGGGCGCATCGTGGCCGAAGCCGACCGGATAATAGACACTGACATCACCCTGCGCCGCACCGTGCAATACGGACTGAAACAAAATCCTACTGCCGACGAGGAGTGGCACTACCAGCGTTTCTATAAACATCTCATGGAGAAGTATGCCCCCGGAGGATATCTGAAACTCTGGTTCCCCGACGGGAAGAATGCTGAACGACTGAAAGAATTGCAGAAAATTATTGCGGATACAGAGAAGCTAAAACAGATATTCCATAGAATATATACAGAAGAAAGCAGATAAAGGTCTGTACGCAGTTCACGGATACTTGTCCGCACACTGCGGATATGCATCCGCAAGCCGCGTTTATCCGTTCGCGCACTGCGAACAGAGATTGTGCCGGACAATCAGAAAATTCATAAGCCATACTTCATACTTTTACCATTAACATCCCGCATCTTTTCAGCCTGCATCCGGCACGGGGCACATAAACCGCACCATCATTCAGGCATTGGGCAAACCAGGTATTAAAAGAGTCCCCGAAATGACAGTTACGATGGATAATCCCAACATGTTATCCCGACTTTCTTTGTGCCATATAAAACATGCTTAGAATTATTTAGTTTCATTTGCTTACTACACTATTTATGCATATATTGTAGCGCTCAAATAAGAAAGATTGCGAAAGTGCTTTTATCGAAAATATTTTTATTTGTCTAACTTAAATAAAAAACCATGAACTACAAGGTATTATTAGGATTATTGGCAATTTGTTTAACGAGTTGTCATAATGAAATAGAAGCACCGGAGAAACAGCAAATGGAGAATTGTGACGGCATTGTATATCCGTCTTCTAAATTCTTCAAAGCATTAACCCGTAGCAATTCATTC
Above is a window of Bacteroides helcogenes P 36-108 DNA encoding:
- a CDS encoding HD domain-containing protein is translated as MIPETLLIYIETEIIPRYKEFDKAHNLSHVHTVIEESLALARRHPEADERLVYAIAAYHDTGLCRERATHHILSGEILMADSNLHQWFTEEELLLMKEAVEDHRASTDHEPRSIYGRIVAEADRIIDTDITLRRTVQYGLKQNPTADEEWHYQRFYKHLMEKYAPGGYLKLWFPDGKNAERLKELQKIIADTEKLKQIFHRIYTEESR
- a CDS encoding DUF3836 domain-containing protein — protein: MKTKVSLKTMIVSALLLVCGLSTYADNKSNLIYNSEEVNGVMVGQTVYKMDGNTLANYMKYNYKYDDQKRMTESEAMKWDADRGIWHNDMCIRYAYQGKSVTTTYYKWSNKKGEYVLVPEMTVTMDNPSM
- the polA gene encoding DNA polymerase I produces the protein MNSTDKLFLLDAYALIYRAYYAFIKNPRINSKGFNTSAILGFVNTLEEVLKKENPSHIGVAFDPSGPTFRHEAYEQYKAQREETPEAIRLSVPIIKDIIRAYRIPILEVPGYEADDVIGTLATEAGKRGITTYMMTPDKDYGQLVADNVFMYRPKHTGGFEVMGVEEVKAKFDIRSTAQVIDMLGLMGDASDNIPGCPGVGEKTAQKLIAEFGSIENLLEHTDRLKGALKIKVENNREMITFSKFLATIKVDVPITLDMKALVREEANEDELRKIFEELEFRTLLDRVLKKGNSPLPSSSTPSASPDLYAGTLFAAQPKTNADEKSGPVQGNLFANFADDGADSSKNSNLTRLELLDTDYQLIDTEKKRKDFIQKLITSEILSIDTETTGTEPMEAELVGMSFSDAENQAYYVPVPPIREEALKIVNELRPLYENEKSLKVGQNIKYDMIVLQNYEIQVKGPLFDTMLAHYVLQPELRHNMDYLAEIYLHYQTIHIDELIGPRGKNQKNMRDLSPEEVYRYACEDADVTLKLKNILEKELKEQGGEHLFHEIEMPLVPVLVNIESNGVRLDTEALKQSSEHFTIRLQEIEKEIYALADETFNIASPKQVGEILFDKLRIVEKAKKTKTGQYVTSEEVLESLRGKHGIIGKILEYRGLKKLLSTYIDSLPQLINPRTGHIHTSFNQAVTATGRLSSSNPNLQNIPIRDEDGKEIRKAFIPDDGCEFFSADYSQIELRIMAHLSEDRNMIDAFRSGYDIHAATAAKIYKTDISDVTADMRRKAKTANFGIIYGISVFGLAERMNVSRQEAKELIDGYFETYPQVKEYMDRSIRIARENGYVETIFHRKRFLPDINSRNAVVRGYAERNAINAPIQGSAADIIKVAMAHIHRRFVSNNLKAKMILQVHDELNFSVPASEKEIVQKIVIEEMEHAYSMHVPLKADCGWGKNWLEAH